One window of the Herbiconiux sp. L3-i23 genome contains the following:
- a CDS encoding glycoside hydrolase family 13 protein, whose translation MDTDVALSSTGLADEWWRSAVIYQIYPRSFADSDGDGVGDLPGITARLDSLADLGIDAIWLSPFYRSPQNDAGYDVADYCDIDPLFGTLDDFDALLHKAHELELKVIVDLVPNHSSDQHVWFQEALAAPEGSPERARYIFRDGRGPDGDLPPNNWESVFGGDAWTRTTRTDGTPGQWYLHLFDKSQPDFDWNNPWVHERFIDVLRFWLDRGVDGFRVDVAHGMVKADGLPDWRAEEGAGSMGGAGGVALSPEIEDSTPSSPPYWAQEGVHQIFRDWRRVLDEYEGDRVLCAEAWVDPLSKLALWVRPDEMDQAFNFTYLETEWSAPALRKVITDSIDAFASVGAPSTWVLSNHDVVRHATRLALTAPNPQGAGVGPNSAGQPIVELGLRRARAATMLMLGLPGSAYLYQGEELGLPEAVNLPDEARQDPTFFRTNGEKYGRDGCRVPIPWEASAPAYGFNTTGASWLPQPAEWADFARDRQRGRAGSTLELYRTALTERDAAALGTGHLTWRHEFGPDVVAYDNAGVTVVANLGTVPVELPVEDVILASEPLDGATLPPETTVWLRAS comes from the coding sequence CTGGACACCGACGTCGCCCTCTCCTCGACGGGGCTCGCCGACGAGTGGTGGCGCTCCGCCGTCATCTACCAGATCTACCCCCGGTCGTTCGCGGACTCCGACGGTGACGGCGTCGGCGACCTCCCCGGCATCACGGCACGCCTCGACTCCCTCGCCGACCTCGGCATCGACGCGATCTGGCTCTCGCCCTTCTACCGGTCGCCGCAGAACGACGCCGGCTACGACGTGGCCGACTACTGCGACATCGACCCCCTCTTCGGCACGCTCGACGACTTCGACGCACTCCTCCACAAGGCACACGAGCTCGAGCTCAAAGTCATCGTCGACCTCGTCCCCAACCACAGCTCCGACCAGCACGTGTGGTTCCAGGAAGCCCTCGCCGCCCCCGAGGGCAGCCCCGAGCGGGCGCGCTACATCTTCCGCGACGGTCGCGGGCCCGACGGCGACCTGCCCCCGAACAACTGGGAGTCGGTCTTCGGCGGTGACGCCTGGACCCGCACCACCCGGACCGACGGAACACCGGGTCAGTGGTACCTGCACCTGTTCGACAAGTCGCAGCCCGACTTCGACTGGAACAACCCGTGGGTGCACGAGCGCTTCATCGACGTACTTCGCTTCTGGCTCGACCGCGGCGTCGACGGGTTCCGGGTCGACGTCGCGCACGGCATGGTGAAAGCCGACGGGCTGCCCGACTGGAGGGCTGAGGAAGGCGCCGGATCGATGGGCGGCGCCGGCGGCGTCGCGCTCTCGCCCGAGATCGAGGACAGCACGCCCTCGAGCCCTCCCTACTGGGCCCAAGAAGGCGTGCACCAGATCTTCCGCGACTGGCGGCGCGTGCTCGACGAGTACGAGGGCGACCGGGTGCTCTGCGCGGAAGCCTGGGTCGACCCGCTCTCGAAGCTCGCGCTCTGGGTGCGGCCCGACGAGATGGATCAGGCCTTCAACTTCACCTACCTCGAGACCGAGTGGTCGGCTCCCGCACTGCGGAAGGTCATCACCGACTCGATCGACGCATTCGCCTCGGTCGGCGCCCCGAGCACCTGGGTGCTGTCGAACCACGACGTCGTCCGGCACGCCACCCGGCTCGCCCTCACCGCCCCGAATCCGCAGGGCGCGGGAGTCGGCCCGAACAGTGCCGGACAGCCGATCGTCGAACTCGGCCTCCGCCGGGCCCGCGCCGCGACCATGCTGATGCTGGGGCTGCCCGGAAGTGCGTACCTGTACCAGGGCGAGGAGCTCGGGCTGCCCGAGGCCGTGAACCTCCCCGACGAGGCGCGTCAGGACCCCACCTTCTTCCGCACGAACGGCGAGAAGTACGGCCGCGACGGCTGCCGCGTCCCCATCCCGTGGGAGGCGAGCGCCCCCGCGTATGGGTTCAACACGACCGGAGCGAGCTGGCTCCCCCAGCCCGCCGAATGGGCCGACTTCGCGCGCGACCGTCAGCGGGGCCGAGCGGGGTCGACGCTGGAGCTCTACCGCACCGCTTTGACCGAACGCGATGCCGCCGCGCTCGGCACCGGCCACCTCACCTGGCGCCACGAGTTCGGGCCCGATGTCGTCGCCTATGACAACGCGGGCGTCACGGTCGTCGCGAACCTGGGCACTGTCCCCGTCGAGCTTCCGGTCGAAGACGTGATCCTCGCGAGCGAGCCGCTCGACGGCGCGACGCTGCCTCCCGAGACGACGGTCTGGCTCCGCGCTAGCTGA
- a CDS encoding NAD(P)-dependent oxidoreductase, with translation MKSSVAVLGLGRMGLPVASRLRDAGREVVVFDVDPSRAAAARAAGLPVATDAVTQAAEVDVLLTVLPGPGECEAAMLGGVLDAMRPGSLWLDLTSNSPSVAERIARAAADRGVAAVAAPMLGGPDDAERGSLGFYLAGEAAALDVATPILHDLGDESRLLRAGDRVAQAHVAKLAVNGLWFSQVVAVTEMLLLAQAHGLSAETFQHILESSPARSEFTEAYLPRLISGDYIDSFGVDRVVEELDEVVRLAAAAGTPSASIDAVTTVHADALARYGPIGGEMLAARHLRESAAADSQAVTTAS, from the coding sequence ATGAAATCTTCCGTCGCCGTCCTCGGGTTGGGGCGTATGGGGCTGCCGGTGGCGTCTCGCTTGCGGGATGCCGGTCGCGAAGTGGTGGTCTTCGATGTCGATCCGTCCCGGGCGGCGGCGGCTCGCGCCGCCGGGCTCCCGGTGGCGACGGATGCGGTGACGCAGGCGGCCGAGGTCGACGTCCTCCTCACGGTCCTGCCCGGGCCCGGCGAATGCGAGGCGGCGATGCTCGGCGGAGTGCTCGACGCGATGCGTCCGGGCTCCCTGTGGCTCGACCTCACCAGCAATTCGCCGTCGGTCGCGGAGCGGATCGCACGGGCCGCCGCGGATCGCGGGGTCGCCGCCGTCGCGGCTCCCATGCTCGGCGGCCCGGACGATGCGGAGCGGGGGAGCCTCGGCTTCTATCTCGCGGGCGAGGCGGCCGCGCTCGACGTGGCGACGCCGATCCTGCACGACCTCGGCGACGAAAGTCGCCTCCTCCGCGCGGGCGACCGGGTGGCTCAGGCGCACGTCGCGAAGCTGGCGGTCAACGGCCTATGGTTCAGTCAGGTCGTCGCGGTCACCGAGATGCTGCTGCTGGCGCAAGCCCACGGGCTCTCGGCCGAGACGTTTCAGCACATCCTCGAATCGAGCCCCGCTCGGAGCGAGTTCACCGAGGCCTATCTCCCGCGTCTGATCTCGGGCGACTACATCGACTCGTTCGGCGTCGACCGCGTGGTCGAGGAGCTCGACGAGGTGGTCCGACTCGCTGCCGCCGCCGGGACGCCGTCCGCATCGATCGACGCCGTGACCACGGTGCACGCGGACGCGCTCGCGCGTTACGGCCCGATCGGCGGCGAGATGCTCGCGGCGCGGCATCTTCGAGAATCGGCAGCTGCCGATTCGCAGGCGGTCACAACCGCCAGCTGA
- a CDS encoding glycosyltransferase yields MTAASDRPAIAFPEGRQFAVTWGLTTQYGGMTAAMLRRSRAFAQLAGRPVEVLTFDARDDYDEIIATLTADGRLGDGVEVRNLWDDLERRTGSLPELRGGKRKALDAFDPLAGGEGRTRRRFSDTGELLQTDRFRPNGTVAVSDRRDVAQRGTVGGRSIVLCDAAGEPVVGFTRARPFYHAWLDLLTGDDDAFFIVDSKTSAPTLAGYGNPRATRVHLVHNSHLATDARPWGAVKPSRREAVASAADFESVVLLSDRQRDDVDSLIRLGERLDVVPNATALPSRTPALDRDPRAGVSIAGLEARKRVDHALLAVGRARSAGADVRLDVYGDGPERSALDALVAEHALGDAVVLHGFERGAVEHFADASFFTLTSTSEGFPLVLAEGMSRGSIPISYDMPYGPADIIDDGVNGVLIPLGDFESLADALARIASTPAAELEPMRVAAMETAARFTDQAVTRRWADVLTRAAARRPRGRAVTIAPRGGTASRGRDGLTVSADFRLSGVDTEPGALDAAIAVHGTPLSVELRRPATVRRTLRHGVWRAKAVFEPAAVDWIPSGTDFTVDLELRVGGRLVRERIAVGSEGTGSFGR; encoded by the coding sequence GTGACCGCCGCCTCCGACCGCCCTGCCATCGCCTTCCCCGAAGGGCGTCAGTTCGCGGTCACCTGGGGCCTGACCACGCAATACGGCGGGATGACCGCCGCGATGCTCCGGCGATCCCGCGCGTTCGCGCAGCTGGCGGGACGACCGGTCGAGGTGCTCACCTTCGACGCCCGCGACGACTACGACGAGATCATCGCCACCCTCACCGCCGACGGTCGCCTCGGCGACGGAGTCGAGGTGCGCAACCTCTGGGACGACCTCGAGCGCCGCACCGGCTCTCTCCCGGAGCTCCGCGGCGGCAAGCGGAAGGCGCTCGACGCGTTCGACCCGCTGGCCGGCGGCGAGGGCCGCACCCGCCGCCGCTTCTCCGACACCGGCGAGCTGCTGCAGACCGACCGTTTCCGCCCCAATGGCACGGTGGCCGTGAGCGATCGGCGCGACGTCGCGCAGCGCGGAACCGTCGGCGGTCGCTCGATCGTGTTGTGCGATGCGGCCGGCGAACCGGTCGTGGGCTTCACCCGGGCGCGGCCGTTCTACCATGCCTGGCTCGACCTGCTCACGGGGGACGACGACGCGTTCTTCATCGTCGACAGCAAGACCTCCGCTCCCACGCTCGCCGGCTACGGCAACCCGAGGGCCACCCGCGTGCACCTCGTGCACAACTCCCACCTAGCGACGGATGCCCGCCCCTGGGGTGCGGTGAAGCCGTCCCGTCGCGAGGCCGTCGCGTCGGCCGCCGACTTCGAGTCGGTGGTACTCCTCTCCGACCGGCAGCGCGACGACGTGGACTCGCTCATCCGCCTCGGCGAGCGGCTCGACGTGGTGCCCAATGCGACGGCGCTGCCCTCCCGCACGCCCGCCCTCGACCGCGATCCGCGCGCCGGCGTCAGCATCGCCGGGCTCGAGGCACGCAAACGCGTCGATCACGCGCTGCTCGCAGTGGGGCGCGCCCGGTCCGCCGGCGCCGACGTGCGACTCGACGTCTACGGTGACGGACCCGAACGCTCCGCCCTCGACGCCCTCGTGGCGGAGCACGCCCTCGGCGACGCCGTCGTGCTGCACGGCTTCGAGCGCGGCGCCGTCGAGCACTTCGCCGACGCGTCGTTCTTCACCCTGACGAGCACCAGCGAGGGGTTCCCCCTCGTCCTCGCGGAGGGGATGTCGCGCGGGTCGATCCCGATCAGCTACGACATGCCGTACGGTCCCGCCGACATCATCGACGACGGCGTCAACGGCGTACTCATCCCCCTGGGCGACTTCGAGTCCCTCGCGGACGCACTCGCCCGCATCGCGAGCACTCCGGCCGCGGAACTGGAGCCGATGCGCGTGGCGGCGATGGAGACCGCGGCCCGATTCACCGACCAGGCCGTCACCCGTCGCTGGGCCGACGTCCTCACCCGGGCCGCAGCCCGCCGCCCACGGGGGCGCGCCGTCACCATCGCACCGCGGGGCGGCACCGCCTCTCGCGGACGCGACGGCCTCACCGTCTCCGCGGACTTCCGCCTGTCGGGCGTCGACACCGAGCCGGGTGCGCTCGACGCGGCGATCGCGGTGCACGGAACACCGCTGTCGGTCGAGCTGCGGCGCCCCGCGACGGTGCGCCGCACTCTGCGGCACGGGGTCTGGCGCGCAAAGGCCGTCTTCGAGCCCGCCGCCGTCGACTGGATCCCGTCGGGAACCGACTTCACGGTCGACCTCGAGCTGCGCGTCGGCGGTCGCCTGGTGCGGGAGCGCATCGCGGTCGGCTCCGAGGGCACCGGTTCGTTCGGTCGCTAG
- a CDS encoding acetylxylan esterase, which produces MYVDMPEPQLREYRSSQTAPDDFDSFWESTLQESRAASGTVSVVPVDTGLVTVDVFDVAFPGYAGQPVRGWLRMPRERSGPLPAVVQYVGYGGGRGRSIENLLWASAGFAHLLMDTRGQGSFWSAGDTPDEAGAGPQIPGFMTRGITSKETYYYRRLITDAVRAVDAVRTLPEIDATRVAVHGGSQGGGLSLAVGGLVDDLAAVVPYVPFLCDFPRAITIHDNDPYREIVRYLAVHREQVDQVQGTLSYFDGVNFAARANAPAWFSAALMDETCKPSTVFAAFNAYAGPKEIDVWPFNNHEGGAVDSDARTLAVLTRRFAEMGAGSARRA; this is translated from the coding sequence ATGTACGTCGACATGCCGGAGCCGCAGCTCCGCGAGTACCGCAGCAGTCAGACCGCCCCCGACGACTTCGACTCCTTCTGGGAGTCGACCCTCCAGGAGAGCAGGGCCGCGAGCGGCACGGTCTCGGTGGTCCCTGTCGACACCGGACTCGTCACCGTCGACGTCTTCGATGTGGCGTTCCCGGGGTACGCGGGGCAGCCGGTGCGGGGGTGGCTGCGGATGCCGCGCGAGCGATCGGGCCCGCTGCCTGCGGTGGTGCAGTACGTCGGCTACGGCGGCGGTCGCGGCCGGTCGATCGAGAACCTGCTGTGGGCGTCCGCAGGTTTCGCGCACCTCCTCATGGACACACGCGGGCAGGGGTCCTTCTGGTCGGCGGGCGACACCCCCGACGAGGCGGGCGCGGGGCCGCAGATCCCCGGATTCATGACGCGCGGCATCACCTCGAAGGAGACCTACTACTACCGGCGACTCATCACGGACGCAGTCCGCGCGGTGGACGCGGTCCGCACGCTGCCCGAGATCGACGCGACACGCGTGGCCGTGCACGGCGGCAGCCAGGGCGGGGGCCTGTCCCTCGCCGTCGGCGGCCTCGTCGACGACCTCGCCGCGGTGGTGCCGTACGTGCCGTTCCTCTGCGACTTCCCCCGCGCCATCACCATCCACGACAACGACCCGTACCGCGAGATCGTCCGGTATCTCGCCGTCCACCGCGAGCAGGTCGATCAGGTGCAGGGCACCCTGTCGTACTTCGACGGCGTGAACTTCGCCGCCCGCGCGAACGCTCCCGCGTGGTTCTCGGCGGCGCTGATGGACGAGACGTGCAAGCCGTCGACGGTGTTCGCCGCGTTCAACGCCTACGCGGGCCCGAAAGAGATCGACGTGTGGCCCTTCAACAACCACGAGGGCGGAGCGGTCGACAGCGATGCGCGCACCCTCGCGGTGCTGACCCGGCGCTTCGCCGAGATGGGCGCGGGTTCAGCTCGGCGGGCCTAA
- a CDS encoding MaoC family dehydratase N-terminal domain-containing protein yields the protein MPVNAEIQGRSYPPTPPYLVGREKIREFARAVLATDPISFDLDAARAAGFEDLVAPPTFGVVVQEQALAQLLADEDAGIDFSRVVHGDQRFTFTRPIVAGDELSAVLTVTSVKTLGGNSMVTAETALTDAGGDHVVTATSSLVVRGDE from the coding sequence GTGCCAGTGAATGCCGAGATCCAGGGGCGGTCGTATCCGCCGACCCCGCCCTACCTCGTCGGACGCGAGAAGATCCGCGAGTTCGCGCGCGCCGTGCTCGCGACCGATCCGATCTCCTTCGACCTCGACGCCGCCCGCGCGGCCGGATTCGAGGACCTCGTCGCGCCGCCCACCTTCGGTGTGGTCGTGCAGGAGCAGGCCCTCGCCCAGCTCCTCGCCGACGAGGACGCCGGCATCGACTTCTCGCGCGTGGTGCACGGCGACCAGCGCTTCACCTTCACGCGGCCGATCGTCGCGGGCGACGAGCTCTCCGCCGTCCTCACGGTCACGAGCGTCAAAACACTCGGAGGCAACTCGATGGTGACCGCGGAGACCGCACTGACCGACGCCGGTGGCGACCACGTCGTGACCGCCACCTCCTCCCTCGTCGTCAGGGGCGACGAATGA
- a CDS encoding MaoC/PaaZ C-terminal domain-containing protein — MSRALADLTVGDVIAERELSVTRDTLVRYAGASGDFNPIHYRDDVAAEVGLPGVLAHGMLTMGAAVQVVVDWIGGAHLVRDYQVRFTRPVVVDPADGAVIGITAKIGAIDAEARAARVDLTVTYAGSTVLGKAQAVTVVE; from the coding sequence ATGAGCCGCGCCCTCGCCGACCTGACCGTCGGTGACGTCATCGCCGAGCGCGAACTCTCCGTCACGCGGGACACGCTCGTCCGCTATGCCGGCGCCTCGGGGGACTTCAACCCCATCCACTACCGCGACGACGTCGCCGCCGAGGTCGGGCTGCCCGGCGTGCTCGCGCACGGAATGCTGACCATGGGCGCCGCCGTCCAGGTCGTCGTCGACTGGATCGGTGGAGCACACCTCGTCCGCGACTACCAGGTGCGCTTCACACGACCCGTCGTGGTCGACCCCGCCGACGGCGCCGTCATCGGCATCACGGCGAAGATCGGCGCGATCGACGCCGAGGCCCGCGCCGCACGAGTCGACCTCACCGTCACCTACGCCGGAAGCACCGTCCTCGGCAAGGCCCAGGCCGTCACGGTCGTGGAGTGA